In Oenanthe melanoleuca isolate GR-GAL-2019-014 chromosome 8, OMel1.0, whole genome shotgun sequence, a single genomic region encodes these proteins:
- the EFCAB14 gene encoding EF-hand calcium-binding domain-containing protein 14: MKKRKELNALIGLAADGRRKKPAKKGSGHRLLRTEPPASDSESSSDEDEFAGPRGRCGKGDYLRCCRFCYPLCAFVILAACVVACVGLVWMQVALKEDLDAIKDKFRTMESSQKMSFQEIPKLNEDLVQNQKQLEQIETGELGLSKIWINITEINKQISLLTSTVNHLKNNIKSAADLISLPLTVEKLQKTVANIGSTLTSVAHDVENIQTAIEEYKKSIEILQNDVKELKQLPSLSSTVVPRTEGNQTEYCKKESQALHAALEQLNNTVVVYQKLNDIKLLNVDSAIGNLSQKITLLENSPLVVKNLDKRDNSSTIVGNDATTSLKVENEDQLDSEIQSTKELKEAGTRDSQVSKLKETLQLINALTGKSENDRPIEASRNVESSQSTTAKPTDLSRVSSRSAGDNTERNGQLSHLSLPGISSIEDLQKLFEKAPDGKLSYRDLQKLLGSTVQESQSFKEFDTDGDEKYTLKELRLALGV, from the exons ATGAAGAAGCGGAAGGAGCTGAACGCCCTCATCGGCCTGGCCGCCGACGGCCGCAGGAAGAAGCCCGCCAAGAAGGGCTCGGGCCACCGGCTGCTGCGCACCGAGCCGCCCGCCTCCGACTCCGAGTCCAGCTCCGACGAGGACGAGTtcgcggggccgcggggccgctGCGGAAA GGGAGACTACCTGCGGTGCTGCAGGTTCTGTTACCCTTTATGTGCGTTCGTCATTCTTGCTGCTTGTGTGGTCGCGTGTGTTGGCTTAGTCTGGATGCAGGTGGCTCTCAAGGAAGATTTGGATGCAATAAAGGATAAGTTTCGAACTA tGGAATCTAGTCAAAAGATGTCATTCCAAGAAATTCCTAAACTGAATGAAGATTTGGTGCAGAACCAAAAGCAGCTAGAACAAATTGAAACTGGAGAACTAGGGCTGAGTAAAATTTGGATAAATATCACAGAGATCAATAAACAG ATATCACTATTGACCTCAACAGTAAATCATCTcaaaaacaatataaaatcTGCTGCTGACCTGATTTCTCTTCCCCTCACAGTAGAGAAACTTCAGAAG ACTGTAGCCAACATAGGTAGCACTCTTACCAGTGTGGCTCATGATGTTGAAAATATACAGACAGCTATTGAGGAATACAAGAAATCCATAGAAATACTCCAGAATGATGTG AAGGAATTAAAACAGCTTCCTTCACTTTCCTCCACTGTTGTGCCAAGGACTGAGGGAAATCAGACAGAATACTgcaaaaag GAAAGCCAGGCTCTGCATGCAGCTTTGGAGCAGCTGAATAATACTGTAGTGGTGTACCAAAAGTTGAATGACATCAAGCTTCTAAATGTGGATTCAGCCATTGGCAACCTCAGCCAGAAAATTACGCTGTTGGAAAACTCTCCCCTGGTTGTGAAAAATCTGGACAAAAGAGACAACTCATCTACCATCGTG ggGAATGATGCAACTACCTCTCTAAAAGTGGAAAATGAAGATCAACTTGATAGTGAAATTCAGTCAACTAAAGAACTGAAG GAAGCAGGAACTAGAGATTCTCAGGTTTCAAAACTAAAAGAGACTCTTCAGTTGATCAATGCTCTCACAGGCAAGTCAGAAAATGACAGACCCATTGAGGCATCAAGGAATG TTGAAAGTAGTCAGAGTACTACAGCAAAGCCCACAGACCTTTCAAGGGTGTCTTCAAGGTCAGCTGGTGACAACACAGAGAGAAACGGGCAGCTGAGCCATCTGTCCTTACCAGGAATTTCCAGCATTGAAG ATCTTCAGAAACTGTTTGAAAAAGCACCTGATGGAAAACTCTCATACAGAGATCTTCAAAAGCTGCTTGGCTCCACAGTCCAGGAATCACAGAGCTTTAAGGAGTTTGACACAGATGGAGATGAGAAATACACTCTAAAAGAACTGAGATTAGCATTAGGTGTATAG